One genomic window of Roseateles sp. DAIF2 includes the following:
- a CDS encoding PQQ-dependent sugar dehydrogenase, which produces MVKERHASLGKADLILVALAAALVIIACGGGGNGATGDGGTPGAPGSPAPQLATLHSGLSSPWGLALLPNGEMLVTQKAGSLLRLAADGRRTLATITGLPAVDANGQGGLLDVAIDPDFGSGSPWVYLSYAEPGRGAEAGRSGTAVLRGRLVGDTLQEVAVIFRQAPKVSGGGHYGSRLVFGRDKTLFITLGERMKGSPAQDLAQTLGKVVRIQRDGSLPAAGNPSLGAGALPGIWSYGHRNPQGAALHPDSGELWLSEHGPQGGDEINIARAGANYGWPVKSYGCNYGDPVGEACRIGGGTHAPAYVEPLSYWVPTSIAPAGLVFYTGAMFPEWRGQLFSGSLAGQALWRLQLNGNQVVAREAMFGSLGERFRDVRQAPDGALLLLTDSGKLMRLAR; this is translated from the coding sequence ATGGTGAAAGAAAGGCATGCATCGCTCGGCAAGGCGGACCTGATCCTGGTGGCCCTGGCCGCCGCCCTGGTGATCATCGCCTGCGGTGGCGGTGGCAACGGCGCGACCGGTGATGGCGGTACGCCGGGCGCTCCCGGCAGCCCCGCGCCGCAGCTCGCCACCCTGCACAGCGGCCTGTCCAGCCCCTGGGGCCTGGCCCTGCTGCCGAACGGCGAGATGCTGGTGACGCAGAAGGCCGGCAGCCTGCTGCGCCTGGCGGCCGACGGGCGCCGCACCCTGGCGACGATCACGGGCCTGCCGGCGGTCGATGCCAACGGGCAGGGCGGGCTGCTGGATGTGGCGATCGATCCGGACTTCGGCAGTGGCAGCCCCTGGGTCTACCTGAGCTATGCCGAGCCGGGCCGCGGCGCCGAGGCCGGGCGCAGCGGCACCGCGGTGCTGCGCGGCCGCCTGGTCGGCGACACGCTGCAGGAGGTGGCGGTGATCTTCCGCCAGGCCCCCAAGGTCAGCGGCGGCGGCCATTACGGCTCGCGCCTGGTGTTCGGCCGCGACAAGACCCTGTTCATCACCCTGGGCGAGCGCATGAAGGGCAGCCCGGCGCAAGACCTGGCACAGACCCTGGGCAAGGTGGTGCGCATCCAGCGCGACGGCAGCCTGCCGGCGGCCGGCAACCCGAGCCTGGGCGCGGGCGCGCTGCCGGGCATCTGGAGCTACGGCCACCGCAACCCGCAGGGCGCGGCCCTGCATCCGGACAGCGGCGAGCTGTGGCTCAGCGAGCATGGCCCGCAGGGCGGCGACGAGATCAATATCGCGCGCGCCGGCGCCAACTACGGCTGGCCCGTCAAGAGCTATGGCTGCAACTACGGCGACCCGGTCGGCGAGGCCTGCCGCATCGGCGGCGGCACCCATGCGCCGGCCTATGTCGAGCCGCTCTCCTACTGGGTGCCGACCTCGATCGCGCCGGCCGGCCTGGTCTTCTACACCGGCGCCATGTTCCCCGAGTGGCGCGGCCAGCTGTTCTCCGGCTCGCTGGCCGGCCAGGCGCTGTGGCGGCTGCAGCTCAACGGCAACCAGGTGGTTGCGCGCGAGGCGATGTTCGGCAGCCTGGGCGAGCGCTTTCGCGACGTGCGCCAGGCGCCGGACGGCGCGCTGCTGCTGCTGACCGACAGCGGCAAGCTGATGCGCCTGGCGCGCTAG
- a CDS encoding response regulator — MKVLLLEDDLDLGNGVRIALADQGLEVVWLRRLDSALTALDDPSYDMVLLDLGLPDGDGLELLAHLRQERSNLPVLILSARDALSDRLRGLDEGADDYLVKPFALAELLSRVRALARRSYGLVEDGTVNLRGLSLHEGMRWAAVDGQPVELSRCEFELLALLLKRIGRVVTRRALEESVLPGGLNNESNALDVHISNLRRKIGPGYVRTVRGVGYVIDAQAGEPG, encoded by the coding sequence ATGAAGGTTCTGTTGCTGGAGGACGATCTGGACCTGGGCAATGGCGTGCGCATCGCGCTGGCCGACCAGGGCCTGGAGGTGGTGTGGCTGCGACGGCTCGACAGCGCGCTGACGGCGCTGGACGACCCCAGCTACGACATGGTGCTGCTCGATCTGGGCCTGCCGGATGGCGATGGGCTGGAGCTCCTGGCGCATTTGCGCCAGGAGCGCAGCAATCTGCCGGTGCTGATCCTGAGCGCGCGCGACGCGCTGTCGGACCGGCTGCGCGGGCTGGACGAGGGGGCCGACGATTACCTGGTCAAGCCCTTCGCGCTGGCCGAGCTGCTGTCGCGCGTGCGCGCGCTGGCGCGGCGCAGCTACGGGCTGGTGGAGGACGGCACGGTCAATCTGCGCGGTCTGAGCCTGCACGAGGGCATGCGCTGGGCCGCGGTGGACGGCCAGCCGGTCGAGCTGTCGCGCTGCGAGTTCGAGCTGCTGGCCCTGCTGCTCAAGCGCATCGGCCGCGTCGTCACGCGCCGCGCGCTGGAGGAAAGCGTGCTGCCGGGCGGGCTGAACAACGAGAGCAATGCGCTGGACGTGCATATCTCCAACCTGCGCCGCAAGATCGGGCCCGGCTATGTGCGCACGGTGCGCGGCGTCGGCTACGTGATCGACGCGCAGGCCGGCGAGCCGGGCTGA
- a CDS encoding class I SAM-dependent methyltransferase, producing the protein MQNPSDTGAALRAQHAGGTGAIFGPKVRDYAASRPDYPAALFEALAGWLPARDARIADIGAGTGLLTAGLLARGWRVDAIEPNEEMRAACDAWLGGRAGYRSQAGRAEALPLAEGSLDLLTAAQAFHWFEIEAARAEALRVLKPDGAVALIWNDRVIEAPLHRALDELFAEFGGAKRAALLAHEERHEVPRFFGAARVEERAWPHEHRLDAAGLEALVFSRSYMPAREGAAGRAVSAALATLFAEFAAGAPTLGVPYRTVAMIGRPAA; encoded by the coding sequence ATGCAAAACCCATCCGATACCGGCGCCGCGCTGCGCGCCCAGCATGCCGGCGGTACCGGCGCGATCTTCGGCCCCAAGGTGCGGGACTATGCGGCCTCGCGGCCCGACTATCCGGCGGCGCTGTTCGAGGCGCTGGCCGGCTGGCTGCCGGCGCGGGACGCGCGCATCGCCGACATCGGCGCCGGCACCGGCCTCCTGACCGCGGGCCTGCTGGCGCGTGGCTGGCGGGTCGATGCGATCGAGCCCAACGAGGAGATGCGCGCGGCCTGCGACGCCTGGCTGGGCGGGCGGGCCGGCTACCGCAGCCAGGCGGGCCGGGCCGAGGCCCTGCCGCTGGCCGAGGGCAGCCTGGACCTGCTGACCGCGGCCCAGGCCTTCCACTGGTTCGAGATCGAGGCCGCGCGCGCCGAGGCGCTGCGCGTGCTGAAGCCGGATGGCGCGGTGGCGCTGATCTGGAACGACCGCGTGATCGAGGCGCCGCTGCACCGCGCGCTGGACGAGCTGTTCGCCGAGTTCGGCGGCGCCAAGCGTGCGGCCCTGCTGGCCCATGAGGAGCGCCACGAGGTGCCGCGCTTCTTCGGCGCGGCGCGGGTCGAGGAGCGGGCCTGGCCGCATGAGCACCGGCTCGATGCCGCCGGGCTGGAGGCGCTGGTGTTCTCGCGCTCCTACATGCCGGCGCGCGAGGGCGCGGCGGGTCGGGCGGTGTCGGCGGCGCTGGCCACGCTGTTCGCCGAGTTCGCGGCCGGCGCGCCGACCCTCGGCGTGCCCTACCGCACGGTGGCGATGATCGGTCGGCCGGCCGCCTGA
- the fusA gene encoding elongation factor G yields MADQQSPTSPVHPGIAAIRTLALVGPAGAGKTSLAEALLHRAGGIAAPGSVERGNTVSDFDPLEKKLQHSLQSSLLHLRHAGLRLHLIDTPGAPDFVGQSLPALEAVETAVVVINAQNGVELMASRMMEAAAQRGLTRLIVVNKIDAPGVDLPGLLAQLRETFGRECLPLNLPAQGASRVQDCFYCREGATDFDSAAAAHQALVEQVVEVDAAFVDRYLNEGDVDASELHAPLEQALREGHLIPVCFTSARSGAGVAELLDVIERLLPNPVEGNPPQFLRGEGPDALPLQALPEPGAHVLAHVFKIVADPYLGKMGVLRVHQGTLTRNSQLLVGHARKPFRVGHLFMLQGREHVEVDEALPGDLCAIAKVEELHYDAVLHDAPEDEHIHLAPLEFPVPVHGLAISPARHGDEQRLWEILSRLVDEDPCLKVEHAAATNETLVYGLGELHLRLLLERLRETYKFEVATQPPRVAYRETISAPAEGHYRHKKQSGGAGQFGEVFLRVEPLARGAGFEFVDAVKGGTIPGQFMPAVEKGVRQACAAGVVSGHPLVDLRVTVFDGKHHSVDSKEIAFVTAGRKALVAAVREARPLVLEPIVHVEISAPAGAMGDITGDLASRRGQVNGTRSPVPGVIAVQGLAPLAELASYQNRLNALTSGQGRYTLELSHYEPVPPNTQAQLAGAYKLRDEE; encoded by the coding sequence ATGGCGGATCAGCAGAGTCCCACCAGCCCCGTCCACCCCGGGATCGCCGCGATCCGCACGCTGGCCCTGGTGGGGCCGGCGGGCGCCGGCAAGACCAGCCTGGCCGAGGCCCTTCTGCACCGGGCCGGCGGCATCGCGGCGCCGGGCAGCGTCGAGCGCGGCAACACCGTCAGCGATTTCGACCCGCTGGAGAAGAAGCTGCAGCATTCGCTGCAGTCCAGCCTGCTGCACCTGCGTCACGCCGGCCTGCGCCTGCACCTGATCGACACGCCCGGCGCGCCGGACTTCGTCGGCCAGTCGCTGCCGGCGCTGGAGGCGGTGGAGACCGCGGTGGTGGTGATCAATGCGCAGAACGGCGTCGAGCTGATGGCCTCGCGCATGATGGAGGCGGCGGCGCAGCGCGGCCTGACCCGGCTGATCGTGGTCAACAAGATCGACGCGCCCGGCGTCGACCTGCCGGGCCTGCTGGCCCAGCTGCGCGAGACCTTCGGCCGCGAGTGCCTGCCGCTGAACCTGCCGGCCCAGGGCGCGAGCCGGGTGCAGGACTGCTTCTACTGCCGCGAGGGCGCGACCGACTTCGACTCCGCCGCGGCCGCGCACCAGGCCCTGGTCGAGCAGGTGGTGGAGGTCGATGCGGCCTTCGTCGACCGCTACCTGAACGAGGGCGATGTCGATGCCAGCGAGCTGCATGCACCGCTGGAGCAGGCGTTGCGCGAGGGGCACCTGATCCCGGTCTGCTTCACCTCGGCCAGGAGCGGCGCCGGCGTGGCCGAGCTGCTGGACGTGATCGAGCGCCTGCTGCCGAATCCGGTCGAGGGCAACCCGCCGCAGTTCCTGCGCGGCGAGGGCCCCGACGCGCTGCCGCTGCAGGCCCTGCCCGAGCCCGGCGCCCATGTGCTGGCCCATGTGTTCAAGATCGTCGCCGACCCCTATCTGGGCAAGATGGGCGTGCTGCGCGTGCACCAGGGCACCCTGACCCGCAACAGCCAGCTGCTGGTGGGGCATGCGCGCAAGCCCTTTCGCGTCGGCCATCTGTTCATGCTGCAGGGCAGGGAGCATGTGGAGGTGGACGAGGCCCTGCCCGGCGACCTCTGCGCGATCGCCAAGGTCGAGGAGCTGCATTACGACGCGGTGCTGCACGACGCGCCCGAGGACGAGCATATCCACCTCGCACCGCTGGAGTTCCCGGTGCCGGTGCATGGCCTGGCGATCAGCCCGGCCCGGCATGGCGACGAGCAGCGCCTGTGGGAGATCCTGAGCCGCCTGGTCGACGAGGACCCCTGCCTGAAGGTCGAGCATGCGGCCGCGACCAACGAGACCCTGGTCTACGGCCTGGGCGAGCTGCACCTGCGCCTGCTGCTGGAGCGGCTGCGCGAGACCTACAAGTTCGAGGTCGCGACGCAGCCGCCGCGCGTCGCCTACCGCGAGACCATCTCGGCCCCGGCCGAGGGCCATTACCGCCACAAGAAGCAGAGCGGCGGCGCCGGCCAGTTCGGCGAGGTGTTCCTGCGCGTCGAGCCGCTGGCGCGCGGCGCCGGCTTCGAGTTCGTCGATGCGGTCAAGGGCGGCACCATCCCGGGCCAGTTCATGCCGGCGGTCGAGAAGGGCGTGCGCCAGGCCTGCGCGGCCGGCGTGGTCTCGGGCCACCCGCTGGTGGACCTGCGGGTCACGGTGTTCGACGGCAAGCACCATTCGGTGGACAGCAAGGAGATCGCCTTCGTCACCGCCGGCCGCAAGGCCCTGGTCGCCGCAGTGCGCGAGGCGCGGCCGCTGGTGCTGGAGCCGATCGTCCATGTCGAGATCAGCGCGCCGGCCGGCGCGATGGGCGACATCACCGGCGACCTGGCCTCGCGGCGCGGCCAGGTCAACGGCACGCGCTCGCCGGTGCCCGGCGTGATCGCGGTGCAGGGCCTGGCGCCGCTGGCCGAACTGGCCAGCTACCAGAACCGCCTCAACGCGCTGACCAGCGGCCAGGGGCGCTACACCCTGGAGCTCTCGCATTACGAGCCGGTGCCGCCCAACACCCAGGCGCAGCTGGCCGGGGCCTACAAGCTGCGCGACGAGGAGTAG
- a CDS encoding D-amino acid dehydrogenase, with translation MHVIVLGAGITGITSAWYLRQAGHEVTVIDRQPAAGLETSYANGGQISVSHAEPWANPGAPLKVLKWLMKEDAPLLFRLRADAAQWRWGLAFLRECLPGRTAHNIRNIVSLGMYSRAKLRELRAATGIQYDQRSQGILHFYTSEAEYAAAQEPARIMREQGCELDMKTPDECVAIEPALAQCRHQIVGGSMTPSDESGDAHRFTQELARRCAEAGVHFRYETRLLGIERRGDAIEQIVTADAGGRVERLRADSYVLCLGSFSRGFARELGVDLNIYPAKGYSVTLPVTSAEHSYQVSLTDDEYKLVFSRLGERLRIAGTAELNGYDSSLNLARCEAIVRRTRELFPQMTDGSGAQYWTGLRPATPSNLPYIGRSRIANLFLNTGHGTLGWTHGCGSGAAIADIVGGRRPEFDYAFTGLDEGQVLMRPRLAG, from the coding sequence ATGCATGTCATCGTTCTGGGCGCCGGCATCACCGGCATCACCTCCGCCTGGTATCTGCGCCAGGCCGGCCATGAGGTCACCGTCATCGATCGCCAGCCCGCCGCCGGGCTGGAAACCAGCTATGCCAACGGCGGGCAGATTTCGGTCTCGCATGCCGAACCCTGGGCCAATCCGGGCGCGCCGCTGAAGGTGCTGAAATGGCTGATGAAGGAGGACGCGCCGCTGCTGTTCCGCCTGCGCGCCGATGCCGCCCAATGGCGCTGGGGCCTGGCCTTCCTGCGCGAATGCCTGCCCGGCCGCACCGCCCACAACATCCGCAACATCGTCAGCCTGGGCATGTACAGCCGCGCCAAGCTGCGCGAGCTGCGCGCCGCCACCGGCATCCAGTACGACCAGCGCAGCCAAGGCATCCTGCATTTCTACACCAGCGAGGCCGAGTACGCGGCCGCCCAGGAACCCGCGCGCATCATGCGCGAGCAGGGCTGCGAGCTGGACATGAAGACGCCGGATGAATGCGTCGCGATCGAGCCGGCGCTGGCGCAATGCCGGCACCAGATCGTCGGCGGCAGCATGACGCCCAGCGACGAGTCGGGCGACGCGCACCGCTTCACCCAGGAGCTGGCGCGCCGCTGCGCCGAGGCCGGCGTGCATTTCCGCTACGAGACCCGCCTGCTGGGCATCGAGCGCCGCGGCGACGCGATCGAGCAGATCGTCACCGCCGATGCCGGCGGCCGGGTCGAGCGCCTGCGCGCCGATAGCTATGTGCTGTGCCTGGGCTCGTTCAGCCGCGGCTTCGCGCGCGAGCTGGGGGTCGATCTGAACATCTATCCGGCCAAGGGCTATTCGGTCACCCTGCCGGTCACCTCGGCCGAGCACAGCTACCAGGTCTCGCTGACCGACGACGAGTACAAGCTGGTGTTCTCGCGCCTGGGCGAGCGTCTGCGCATCGCCGGCACCGCCGAACTGAACGGCTACGACAGCTCGCTGAACCTGGCGCGCTGCGAGGCCATCGTGCGCCGCACCCGTGAGCTGTTCCCGCAGATGACCGACGGCAGCGGCGCACAGTACTGGACCGGCCTGCGCCCGGCCACGCCGTCGAACCTGCCCTACATCGGGCGCAGCCGCATCGCCAACCTGTTCCTCAACACCGGCCATGGCACGCTGGGCTGGACCCATGGCTGCGGCTCGGGCGCGGCGATCGCCGACATCGTCGGCGGCCGCCGGCCCGAGTTCGACTATGCCTTCACCGGCCTGGACGAGGGGCAGGTCTTGATGCGCCCGCGCCTGGCCGGCTGA